A region from the Mycolicibacterium phlei genome encodes:
- a CDS encoding class I SAM-dependent methyltransferase yields the protein MSAYVAGAANDAATGENSRPELPLTGERTVPGLAEENYWFRRHEVVYERLAGRCASRDVLEAGCGEGYGADLIADVARRVIGLDYDETAVAHVRARYPRVEMHHGNLAALPLADETVDVVVNFQVIEHLWDQGQFVRECARVLRPGGLLLMSTPNRITFSPGRDTPINPFHTRELNAAELTELLTDNGFALESMLGVFHGPRLLELDARHGGSLIDAQIARALADAPWPAELLADVASVRTEDFDLLDAAERDIDDSLDLVAIAVRT from the coding sequence ATGAGCGCATATGTGGCCGGCGCGGCGAACGACGCGGCGACCGGGGAGAACAGTCGGCCGGAACTCCCGCTGACCGGTGAACGCACCGTTCCGGGGCTGGCGGAGGAGAATTACTGGTTCCGCCGCCACGAGGTCGTCTACGAGCGACTGGCCGGTCGCTGCGCAAGTCGTGACGTGCTCGAGGCCGGCTGTGGCGAAGGTTACGGCGCGGATCTGATCGCCGACGTGGCGCGCCGCGTCATCGGCCTGGACTACGACGAGACCGCTGTCGCCCACGTCCGGGCCCGGTATCCGCGGGTGGAGATGCACCACGGCAACCTCGCCGCGCTGCCGCTGGCCGACGAGACCGTCGACGTCGTGGTCAACTTCCAGGTCATCGAGCACCTGTGGGACCAGGGCCAGTTCGTGCGCGAGTGCGCCCGGGTGCTGCGGCCCGGCGGGCTGCTGCTGATGTCGACGCCGAACCGGATCACCTTCTCCCCCGGCCGCGACACCCCGATCAACCCGTTCCACACCCGGGAGCTCAACGCCGCCGAGCTGACCGAACTGCTGACCGACAACGGCTTCGCGCTGGAGTCCATGCTCGGGGTGTTCCACGGCCCGCGCCTGCTCGAGCTCGACGCCCGCCACGGCGGCTCGCTGATCGACGCGCAGATCGCCCGCGCGCTCGCCGACGCGCCGTGGCCGGCGGAGTTGCTGGCCGACGTCGCCTCGGTGCGCACCGAAGACTTCGATCTGCTCGACGCGGCCGAGCGCGACATCGACGACAGCCTGGATCTGGTCGCGATCGCGGTGCGCACATGA
- the mnmA gene encoding tRNA 2-thiouridine(34) synthase MnmA, with protein sequence MRVLVAMSGGVDSSVAAARMVDAGHDVVGVHLALSSAPGTLRTGSRGCCSKEDAADARRVADILDIPFYVWDFADRFKEDVIDDFVSSYARGETPNPCVRCNERIKFSALAARALALGFDAVATGHYARLSDGRLRRAVDADKDQSYVLAVLTAEQLRHAVFPVGDTPKPQIREEAARRGLAVADKPDSHDICFIPSGDTRTFLGTRIGVRKGAVVDSSGTVLAEHDGVHGFTIGQRKGLGLAGPGPDGRPRYVTGIDPDTATVRVGTAEELDVWTLTGERPVFTSGVPFDGPVECQVQVRAHGGLADGVAELRDDRLVMNLRAPLRGVAPGQTMVLYRPDPDGDEVLASATITR encoded by the coding sequence ATGCGGGTGCTGGTCGCGATGAGTGGCGGGGTCGACTCCTCGGTCGCCGCCGCCCGGATGGTCGACGCCGGACACGACGTGGTCGGTGTGCACCTGGCGCTGTCGAGCGCGCCGGGCACGCTGCGCACCGGATCGCGCGGCTGCTGCTCGAAGGAGGACGCCGCCGACGCCCGCCGGGTCGCCGACATCCTTGACATCCCGTTCTACGTCTGGGATTTCGCCGACCGGTTCAAAGAGGACGTGATCGACGACTTCGTCTCCTCCTACGCCCGCGGTGAGACCCCGAACCCGTGCGTGCGGTGCAACGAGCGCATCAAGTTCTCCGCGCTGGCCGCACGTGCCTTGGCGCTCGGGTTCGACGCCGTCGCCACCGGCCACTACGCCCGGCTGTCCGACGGACGGCTGCGCCGCGCGGTCGACGCCGACAAGGACCAGTCCTATGTGCTGGCTGTGCTGACCGCAGAACAGTTGCGCCACGCGGTGTTTCCCGTCGGCGACACCCCGAAGCCGCAGATCCGCGAGGAGGCCGCGCGGCGTGGGCTCGCGGTGGCCGACAAACCCGACAGCCACGACATCTGCTTCATCCCCTCCGGTGACACCCGTACCTTCCTCGGTACCCGCATCGGCGTGCGCAAGGGCGCGGTGGTGGACTCGAGCGGCACGGTGCTCGCCGAACACGACGGCGTGCACGGGTTCACCATCGGCCAGCGCAAGGGACTGGGTCTGGCCGGCCCGGGCCCGGACGGGCGACCGCGCTACGTCACCGGCATCGACCCCGACACCGCGACCGTGCGGGTCGGCACCGCCGAGGAACTCGACGTGTGGACGCTGACGGGGGAGCGCCCGGTGTTCACCTCGGGTGTGCCGTTCGACGGTCCGGTCGAGTGCCAGGTGCAGGTGCGCGCGCACGGCGGTCTCGCCGACGGCGTGGCCGAGCTGCGCGACGACAGGCTCGTGATGAACCTGCGCGCACCGCTGCGCGGGGTGGCCCCGGGCCAGACGATGGTGCTCTACCGGCCCGACCCCGACGGCGACGAGGTGCTCGCCAGCGCCACCATCACCCGTTAA
- a CDS encoding ArsR/SmtB family transcription factor: MSVAEAPLSAFFDALGDPNRLRIVTRLCDGGPCSTTEIAEVVPVTRQAATKHLQLLEAAGVVSSSRSGRERIWRMEPAPLADASEYLSRLSQRWDRAIDRLREFVEDG, translated from the coding sequence ATGAGCGTGGCGGAGGCGCCCCTGTCGGCGTTCTTCGATGCTCTGGGCGATCCCAACCGGCTGCGCATCGTCACCCGGTTGTGCGACGGCGGACCGTGCTCCACGACCGAGATCGCCGAAGTGGTACCGGTGACCAGACAGGCTGCGACCAAGCACCTGCAACTCCTGGAGGCGGCCGGGGTGGTCAGCAGTTCCCGCAGCGGACGCGAGCGGATCTGGCGAATGGAACCCGCGCCGCTCGCCGACGCCAGCGAATACCTGAGTCGGCTGTCACAGCGCTGGGACCGCGCGATCGACCGCTTGCGCGAGTTCGTCGAGGATGGATGA
- a CDS encoding sensor domain-containing protein: MPAAPRRTAVWCAVAALAAGCAHSVTGQAVRVVPGIDDDSRSPVDVETIMLSQERMQAITGAGADLTIIPTMDGKIPVDITPLMDTTPQPCRWFFAETQTFGPEVEEFHKTTFQHPPGSGLISQGAAAYRDAATARRAFDSLVALVDDCAATPLGAMFVGDWATDADRLQTRAANGCGRDYRVKSVVLVEVTACRFPDSVPDIVITNILANVPG; encoded by the coding sequence ATGCCCGCAGCACCGCGCCGCACCGCCGTGTGGTGTGCGGTCGCGGCGCTGGCCGCGGGCTGCGCCCACAGCGTCACCGGGCAGGCGGTGCGCGTGGTGCCGGGTATCGACGACGACTCCCGCTCCCCCGTCGACGTCGAGACGATCATGCTCAGCCAGGAGCGGATGCAGGCGATCACCGGCGCGGGGGCCGATCTCACGATCATCCCGACGATGGACGGCAAGATCCCCGTCGACATCACCCCGCTGATGGACACCACCCCGCAGCCGTGCCGGTGGTTCTTCGCCGAGACCCAGACCTTCGGGCCGGAGGTCGAGGAGTTCCACAAGACGACGTTTCAGCACCCGCCCGGGAGCGGTCTGATCTCCCAGGGCGCGGCGGCCTACCGCGACGCCGCCACCGCGCGTCGCGCGTTCGACAGCCTGGTCGCGCTTGTCGACGACTGCGCCGCAACACCATTGGGCGCGATGTTCGTCGGTGACTGGGCGACGGACGCGGACAGGCTGCAGACCCGCGCGGCCAATGGGTGCGGGCGCGACTACCGGGTGAAGTCGGTGGTGCTCGTCGAGGTGACCGCGTGCCGGTTCCCCGACTCGGTGCCCGACATCGTCATCACCAACATCCTGGCCAACGTGCCCGGTTAA
- a CDS encoding cysteine desulfurase family protein produces MTSHQPVYLDHAATTPMHPAAIEAMTAALATVGNASSLHGTGRVARRRMEESREKLAQLLGARPSEVIFTAGGTESDNLAVKGIYWARRDADARRGRIVTTPVEHHAVLDAVEWLVEHEGAEVTWLPVDKDGAVTAAALRDVLQAHDDVALVTVMWANNEVGTIMPIAELAAVAAEFDVPMHSDAVQAIGQIPVDFAASGLSAMSIGAHKFGGPVGIGALLLRRDTACVPLLHGGGQERDVRSGTPNVAAAVAMAVAAEVAIEGLEANSARVAALRDRLVEGVLSTIDDVDFNGATGDARLPGNSHFTFRGCEGDSLLMLLDAKGIECSTGSACTAGVAQPSHVLIAMGADPAHARGSLRLSLGHTSTEADVDAALAVLPAAVERARAAALASSGVDR; encoded by the coding sequence ATGACCTCGCATCAGCCGGTCTACCTGGATCACGCCGCCACCACCCCGATGCACCCCGCTGCGATCGAGGCGATGACGGCTGCCCTGGCCACGGTCGGCAACGCCTCGTCGCTGCACGGCACGGGGCGCGTCGCACGCCGGCGGATGGAGGAGTCACGCGAGAAGCTGGCGCAGCTGCTCGGGGCGCGTCCCTCGGAGGTGATTTTCACCGCAGGCGGCACCGAGAGCGACAACCTCGCGGTCAAGGGCATCTACTGGGCGCGCCGCGACGCCGACGCCCGCCGGGGCCGCATTGTCACCACCCCCGTCGAGCATCACGCGGTGCTCGACGCCGTGGAGTGGCTCGTCGAGCACGAGGGCGCCGAGGTGACCTGGCTGCCCGTCGACAAGGACGGCGCGGTGACCGCGGCGGCGCTGCGTGACGTGCTGCAGGCCCACGACGACGTCGCGCTGGTGACGGTGATGTGGGCCAACAACGAGGTCGGCACGATCATGCCGATCGCCGAACTAGCAGCCGTCGCCGCCGAATTCGATGTTCCGATGCACAGCGACGCGGTCCAGGCCATCGGGCAGATCCCGGTCGACTTCGCCGCCAGCGGGCTGTCGGCGATGAGCATCGGCGCCCACAAGTTCGGCGGCCCGGTGGGGATCGGCGCCCTGCTGCTGCGGCGCGACACCGCGTGCGTACCGCTGCTGCACGGCGGTGGCCAGGAGCGCGACGTGCGTTCGGGTACACCGAATGTCGCGGCCGCGGTGGCGATGGCGGTGGCGGCCGAGGTCGCGATCGAAGGCCTGGAGGCCAACAGCGCCCGGGTCGCAGCGCTGCGCGACCGACTGGTCGAGGGGGTGCTGTCCACCATCGACGACGTCGACTTCAACGGTGCCACCGGCGATGCGCGGCTACCCGGCAACTCACACTTCACGTTCCGCGGCTGCGAGGGCGACTCGCTGCTGATGTTGTTGGACGCCAAGGGAATCGAGTGTTCCACCGGTTCGGCGTGCACGGCCGGTGTGGCGCAGCCGTCGCACGTGCTGATTGCGATGGGCGCCGACCCGGCGCACGCCCGCGGCTCGCTGCGGCTGTCGCTGGGCCACACCAGCACCGAGGCCGACGTCGACGCCGCGCTGGCGGTACTGCCCGCCGCGGTCGAGCGCGCCCGCGCCGCCGCACTGGCCAGTTCCGGGGTGGATCGCTGA
- a CDS encoding SRPBCC family protein yields the protein MASDRIEKEVLLRAPLERVWRAVSDADEFGQWFGVRFDGPFVAGTAVTGVMTPTAVDADVARQQEAFAGTASPWYIEAVEPPRRLAFRWHPYLIDEHADLANEPTTLVELTLAETPEGVLLRIVESGFDRIPADRRAAAFRENSQGWATQTQLVRKYLSVGETV from the coding sequence ATGGCCAGTGATCGGATCGAAAAGGAAGTCCTGCTGCGGGCGCCGCTGGAACGGGTCTGGCGGGCGGTCAGCGACGCCGACGAGTTCGGCCAGTGGTTCGGGGTGCGCTTCGACGGGCCGTTTGTGGCCGGCACCGCGGTCACCGGCGTCATGACCCCCACGGCCGTGGACGCCGACGTCGCCCGGCAACAGGAGGCGTTCGCCGGGACGGCCTCGCCCTGGTACATCGAGGCGGTCGAACCGCCGCGCCGGCTGGCGTTCCGCTGGCACCCGTACCTCATCGACGAGCACGCTGATCTCGCCAACGAACCGACCACACTGGTCGAGCTCACCCTCGCGGAGACCCCGGAGGGCGTGCTGTTGCGCATCGTCGAATCCGGGTTCGACCGGATTCCCGCTGACCGTCGCGCCGCCGCATTCCGAGAGAACAGCCAGGGCTGGGCCACCCAGACTCAACTGGTACGCAAGTACCTGTCGGTCGGTGAGACCGTATGA
- a CDS encoding methionine synthase, whose amino-acid sequence MSVFATATGIGSWPGTSPRDAAAVIVGELHQLPHLAELPARGVGADIIGRAGALLIDITLDTVPRGYRVAAGRTAVTRRAASLLDEDLDVLEEAWEKAGLRGAGRTVKVQAPGPVTLAAQLELHNGHRALTDAGAVRDLTTSLAEGVAAHRAQLARRLEAAVVVQFDEPLLPAALEGRLTGVTSLTPVHPVDESVAVGLFDECVETVGGEVMLHSCSAGVPWKVLQRTAIHAVSVDVSTLEPADLDGIGEFLETGRTVLLGVVATTAPQSRPSAEEIATAAASVTDRLGFARSVLRERIGITPACGLAGADAGWARRAVELAQKAADVFAEDPDAV is encoded by the coding sequence GTGAGTGTGTTCGCCACCGCCACCGGCATCGGATCCTGGCCGGGCACGTCGCCGCGTGACGCCGCCGCGGTCATCGTCGGCGAACTGCACCAGCTGCCGCATCTGGCCGAACTTCCGGCCCGCGGGGTGGGTGCCGACATCATCGGCCGTGCCGGGGCACTGCTGATCGACATCACCCTCGACACCGTGCCGCGCGGGTACCGCGTCGCGGCCGGCCGCACCGCGGTCACCCGGCGCGCCGCCAGCCTGCTCGACGAGGACCTCGACGTGCTGGAGGAGGCCTGGGAGAAGGCCGGGCTGCGCGGCGCCGGCCGCACGGTCAAGGTGCAGGCACCCGGGCCCGTCACGCTGGCGGCGCAACTGGAACTGCACAACGGGCACCGCGCGCTCACCGACGCCGGCGCCGTGCGCGACCTGACGACCTCGCTGGCCGAGGGGGTGGCGGCGCACCGGGCCCAGCTGGCGCGCCGGCTGGAGGCCGCGGTGGTGGTGCAGTTCGACGAACCGCTGCTGCCGGCCGCGCTGGAGGGCAGGCTCACCGGGGTGACCAGCCTGACGCCGGTGCACCCGGTCGACGAGTCGGTGGCCGTCGGGCTGTTCGACGAGTGTGTCGAGACCGTCGGCGGCGAGGTGATGCTGCACAGCTGTTCCGCCGGTGTTCCATGGAAAGTATTGCAGCGCACCGCGATTCACGCGGTGTCGGTGGATGTCTCGACGCTGGAGCCCGCGGACCTCGACGGTATCGGGGAGTTCCTCGAGACCGGGCGCACCGTGCTGCTCGGCGTCGTCGCCACGACCGCCCCGCAGTCCCGCCCGTCGGCCGAGGAGATCGCCACCGCCGCCGCCTCGGTGACCGACCGCCTCGGCTTCGCGCGGTCGGTGCTGCGCGAGCGGATCGGCATCACACCCGCGTGCGGGCTCGCCGGCGCCGACGCCGGGTGGGCTCGCAGAGCGGTCGAGCTCGCCCAGAAGGCCGCCGACGTGTTCGCCGAGGACCCCGACGCGGTCTGA
- a CDS encoding electron transfer flavoprotein subunit alpha/FixB family protein codes for MAEVLVLVEHADGALKKVTSELITAARKLGEPSAVVIGAPGTAAPLADGLKEAGAAKIYVAESDDAVNYLITPQVDVLASLVESVSPAGVLVAANADGKEIAGRLAARVGAGVLSDVVEVKDGGVAVHSIFGGAFTVEAQSTGELPVITLRAGSVEAEPQAAAGEVVNVEVPAQAENATKITKREPAVAGDRPELTEAAVVVSGGRGVGSAEGFKVVEELADSLGGAVGASRAAVDSGYYPGQFQVGQTGKTVSPQLYIALGISGAIQHRAGMQTSKTIVAVNKDEEAPIFEIADLGIVGDLFKVTPQLTEAIKARKG; via the coding sequence ATGGCTGAAGTACTCGTGCTCGTGGAGCACGCTGACGGTGCGCTGAAGAAGGTCACCTCCGAGCTCATCACCGCCGCCCGCAAGCTGGGCGAGCCGTCGGCCGTCGTGATCGGCGCGCCGGGCACCGCCGCCCCGCTGGCCGACGGCCTCAAGGAGGCCGGTGCGGCCAAGATCTACGTCGCCGAGTCCGACGACGCGGTCAACTACCTGATCACCCCGCAGGTCGACGTGCTGGCCTCGCTGGTCGAGTCGGTGTCGCCGGCCGGCGTGCTGGTGGCCGCCAACGCCGACGGCAAGGAGATCGCGGGCCGGCTGGCCGCGCGCGTCGGCGCCGGTGTGCTGTCCGACGTCGTCGAGGTCAAGGACGGCGGCGTGGCCGTGCACAGCATCTTCGGTGGCGCCTTCACCGTCGAGGCCCAGTCCACCGGCGAGCTGCCGGTCATCACGCTGCGCGCCGGTTCGGTCGAGGCCGAGCCGCAGGCCGCTGCCGGTGAGGTCGTCAACGTCGAGGTCCCGGCGCAGGCCGAGAACGCGACGAAGATCACCAAGCGCGAGCCGGCCGTCGCCGGTGACCGTCCGGAGCTGACCGAGGCCGCGGTCGTGGTCTCGGGTGGCCGCGGTGTCGGCAGCGCCGAGGGCTTCAAGGTCGTCGAGGAGCTGGCCGACTCGCTGGGCGGCGCCGTCGGTGCCTCCCGCGCCGCGGTCGACTCGGGCTACTACCCGGGCCAGTTCCAGGTCGGCCAGACCGGTAAGACGGTCTCGCCGCAGCTGTACATCGCGCTGGGCATCTCCGGTGCGATCCAGCACCGCGCCGGTATGCAGACCTCGAAGACCATCGTCGCGGTCAACAAGGACGAAGAGGCCCCGATCTTCGAGATCGCCGACCTCGGCATCGTGGGTGACCTGTTCAAGGTCACGCCGCAGCTGACCGAGGCGATCAAGGCTCGCAAGGGCTGA
- a CDS encoding 4-coumarate--CoA ligase family protein: MSFASPFPEVEIPSASVYEYLFGDIAEHDLDRIALVDAKSGRETSYRELIGRIDAFAGALAHRGLGVGDVIGLLSPNSSGFAVAFHGILRSGATATTINALFTAKDIAKQLADSKAVMLVTVSALLPQAKQAAAEVGIADDNLIVLDGAGRDADGHPNAAELMGPGYPPPQVSFAPSSHLAVLPYSSGTTGNPKGVMLTHRNLVANVAQIRPLHGMVPDDAVLAVLPFFHIYGMTVLLNAALHARARLIIMPSFDLEEFLANIQNHNCTIAFIAPPVAVALAKHPMVDQYNLTSLNTVMSGAAPLDADLGHAVAKRLGCRVVQGYGMSELSPVSHITPFDGGKLNMAVEAPLSSVGWTVSNAASKIIDPETGDEIDPPAEGLSKTGELWFKGPNVMAGYLNNDEATRATIDEDGWLHTGDLAQVDANGCVYIVDRLKELIKYKGYQVPPAELEAVLLSHPKIADAAVIGVNDADGEEIPKAFVVKQPGEELTEDEVIEFVAGQVAPYKKVRQVAFIDAVPKSASGKILRKDLRG; this comes from the coding sequence ATGAGTTTCGCGAGCCCCTTTCCGGAAGTCGAGATCCCGTCCGCCAGCGTCTACGAGTACCTGTTCGGCGACATCGCCGAGCACGACCTCGACCGGATCGCGCTGGTCGACGCGAAGTCGGGGCGCGAGACCAGCTACCGCGAACTGATCGGCCGCATCGACGCGTTCGCCGGCGCGCTGGCGCACCGCGGGCTCGGCGTCGGCGACGTCATCGGCCTGCTGTCGCCCAACAGCTCCGGGTTCGCCGTCGCGTTCCACGGCATCCTGCGCTCCGGCGCCACCGCCACCACGATCAACGCGCTGTTCACCGCCAAGGACATCGCCAAGCAGCTGGCCGACTCGAAGGCGGTCATGCTGGTGACGGTCAGCGCGCTGCTGCCGCAGGCCAAGCAGGCGGCGGCCGAGGTCGGGATCGCCGACGACAACCTCATCGTGCTGGACGGCGCCGGCCGCGACGCCGACGGCCACCCCAACGCGGCGGAGCTGATGGGCCCGGGCTACCCGCCGCCGCAGGTGAGCTTCGCGCCGTCGTCGCACCTGGCGGTGCTGCCCTACAGCTCCGGCACCACCGGCAATCCCAAGGGCGTCATGCTGACCCACCGCAACCTGGTCGCCAACGTCGCGCAGATCCGCCCGCTGCACGGCATGGTGCCCGACGACGCGGTGCTCGCGGTGCTGCCCTTCTTCCACATCTACGGAATGACGGTGCTGCTCAACGCCGCTCTGCACGCCCGCGCCCGGCTGATCATCATGCCGAGCTTCGACCTCGAGGAGTTTCTGGCCAACATCCAGAACCACAACTGCACCATCGCGTTCATCGCCCCGCCGGTGGCGGTCGCGCTGGCCAAGCATCCGATGGTCGACCAGTACAACCTGACGTCGCTGAACACCGTGATGTCCGGCGCCGCCCCGCTCGACGCCGACCTGGGCCACGCCGTGGCGAAACGGTTGGGCTGCCGTGTCGTTCAGGGTTACGGCATGAGTGAGCTCAGCCCGGTCAGCCACATCACCCCGTTCGACGGCGGGAAGCTCAACATGGCGGTCGAGGCGCCGCTGAGCTCGGTCGGCTGGACGGTGTCCAACGCCGCATCCAAGATCATCGACCCGGAGACCGGCGACGAGATCGACCCGCCCGCAGAGGGTTTGAGCAAGACCGGCGAGCTGTGGTTCAAGGGGCCGAACGTGATGGCCGGCTACCTCAACAACGATGAGGCCACCCGCGCCACCATCGACGAGGACGGCTGGCTGCACACCGGCGACCTCGCCCAGGTCGACGCCAACGGCTGCGTGTACATCGTCGACCGGCTCAAGGAGCTGATCAAGTACAAGGGCTACCAGGTGCCGCCCGCCGAGCTGGAGGCCGTGCTGCTGAGCCATCCCAAGATCGCCGACGCCGCGGTGATCGGGGTCAACGACGCCGACGGCGAGGAGATCCCGAAGGCGTTCGTGGTCAAGCAGCCCGGCGAGGAGCTGACCGAGGACGAGGTGATCGAGTTCGTCGCCGGTCAGGTGGCGCCGTACAAGAAGGTGCGTCAGGTGGCGTTCATCGACGCGGTGCCCAAGTCGGCGTCGGGCAAGATCCTGCGCAAGGATCTGCGCGGCTGA
- a CDS encoding electron transfer flavoprotein subunit beta/FixA family protein — MTNIVVLIKQVPDTWSERKLSDSDFTLDREAADAVLDEINERAVEEALLIKEREGDAAGTVTVLTAGPERATEAIRKALSMGADKAVHIVDDGMHGSDMIQTAWALARALGTIEGTELVIAGNEATDGTGGAVPAIIAEYLGLPQLTHLRKVTVEGGKVVGERETDEGVFTVEAPLPAVISVTEKINEPRFPSFKGIMAAKKKEVTKLSLAEIGVEADEVGLANAGTKVLASTPKPPKTAGEKITDEGDGGTKIAEYLVAQKII; from the coding sequence ATGACGAACATCGTGGTCCTGATCAAACAGGTCCCTGACACCTGGTCGGAGCGCAAGCTTTCCGACAGCGATTTCACCCTGGACCGGGAGGCCGCCGACGCCGTGCTCGACGAGATCAACGAGCGCGCCGTCGAGGAGGCGCTGCTGATCAAGGAGCGTGAGGGTGACGCCGCCGGCACGGTGACCGTGCTGACCGCCGGTCCGGAGCGGGCCACCGAGGCGATCCGCAAGGCGCTGTCGATGGGTGCCGACAAGGCGGTGCACATCGTCGACGACGGCATGCACGGCTCGGACATGATCCAGACCGCGTGGGCGCTGGCCCGTGCGCTGGGCACCATCGAGGGCACCGAGCTGGTCATCGCGGGTAACGAGGCCACCGACGGCACCGGCGGTGCGGTCCCGGCGATCATCGCCGAGTACCTGGGCCTGCCGCAGCTGACCCACCTGCGCAAGGTGACCGTCGAGGGCGGCAAGGTCGTCGGCGAGCGCGAGACCGACGAGGGTGTGTTCACCGTCGAGGCCCCGCTGCCCGCCGTGATCAGCGTCACCGAGAAGATCAACGAGCCGCGCTTCCCGTCCTTCAAGGGCATCATGGCCGCCAAGAAGAAGGAAGTCACCAAGCTCTCGCTCGCCGAGATCGGTGTCGAGGCCGACGAGGTGGGCCTGGCCAACGCGGGCACCAAGGTGCTGGCCTCGACCCCGAAGCCGCCGAAGACGGCCGGCGAGAAGATCACCGACGAGGGCGACGGCGGCACCAAGATCGCCGAGTACCTGGTCGCTCAGAAAATCATCTAG
- a CDS encoding GNAT family N-acetyltransferase, translating into MSTASVLIGPETSSERGAESAPRYSLLLSRDPELIDAAQRLRHDVFTAEPGYTLAPSDDGRDADLFDEHCDHLLVRDDASGELVGCYRMLPPPGAVAAGGLYTATEFDVRGLDALRPHLVEMGRAVVRADHRNGAVVLLMWAGILAYLDHRGYDYVTGCVSVPVHGEGAPGAQIRGVRDVVRRRHAAPVAVVPHRPVTVNGRGLDAIEPPARVTVPPLMRGYLRLGAQICGEPAHDPDFGVGDFPALLDKRRADIRYLRRLRAVDAAAGAAR; encoded by the coding sequence ATGAGCACCGCTTCTGTTCTCATCGGTCCCGAAACCAGTTCCGAGCGGGGCGCGGAATCCGCACCGCGCTACTCACTGCTGCTGTCGCGTGACCCCGAGCTGATCGACGCCGCGCAGCGGTTGCGCCACGACGTGTTCACCGCCGAACCCGGCTACACGCTGGCGCCGTCCGACGACGGTCGCGACGCCGACCTCTTCGACGAGCACTGCGACCACCTGCTGGTCCGCGACGACGCCTCCGGCGAGCTGGTGGGCTGCTACCGCATGCTTCCGCCGCCCGGCGCGGTCGCCGCCGGGGGTCTTTACACCGCAACCGAATTCGATGTCCGCGGACTCGACGCGCTGCGTCCGCATCTGGTGGAGATGGGGCGCGCCGTGGTGCGTGCCGACCACCGCAACGGCGCGGTGGTGCTGTTGATGTGGGCCGGCATCCTCGCCTACCTCGACCATCGCGGCTACGACTACGTGACCGGATGCGTGTCGGTGCCGGTGCACGGGGAGGGTGCGCCGGGCGCCCAGATCCGCGGGGTCCGCGACGTCGTCCGGCGGCGCCACGCCGCGCCGGTCGCCGTGGTGCCGCACCGGCCGGTGACCGTGAACGGCCGCGGTCTGGACGCCATCGAACCGCCGGCCCGGGTCACGGTGCCGCCGCTGATGCGCGGTTACCTGCGCCTGGGCGCGCAGATCTGCGGTGAGCCGGCCCACGACCCCGACTTCGGCGTCGGCGACTTCCCGGCCCTGCTGGACAAGCGCCGCGCCGACATCCGCTACCTGCGCAGGCTGCGGGCGGTGGATGCGGCTGCCGGGGCCGCCCGGTGA
- a CDS encoding lysophospholipid acyltransferase family protein codes for MSGWVPVADCDVTCVRAELAGRRVWVTARTLLRATAAGLLLAVAPALMLPGPGRARLARGYCRLMLRCLGVRITLSGGPIRNLSGVLVVSGHVSWVDVFVIGAVLPGRFVAKSEVVSWPGLGLLARLMRVIPIERANLRRLPDVVAAVAQALRAGQTVVAFPEGTTYCGVAYGRFRPALFQAAVDAERPVQPLRLSYHDRDGAPSTVAAYVGDDTLPASLRRLLAARRTLVRVDVGPLQLPRGDRRDLAGRCERAVRGAGRAGHALVA; via the coding sequence GTGAGCGGCTGGGTGCCCGTCGCCGACTGCGACGTGACCTGTGTGCGTGCGGAGCTGGCCGGGCGACGGGTGTGGGTGACCGCGCGGACGCTGTTGCGTGCGACAGCCGCGGGGCTGCTGCTCGCGGTGGCGCCGGCGCTGATGCTGCCCGGACCCGGTCGCGCCCGGTTGGCCCGCGGCTACTGCCGCCTGATGCTGCGTTGCCTGGGTGTGCGGATCACGTTGTCGGGAGGGCCCATTCGGAACCTGAGCGGAGTACTGGTGGTGAGCGGGCACGTGTCCTGGGTGGATGTGTTCGTCATCGGCGCGGTGCTGCCGGGCCGGTTCGTCGCCAAGTCTGAAGTGGTGAGTTGGCCGGGTCTGGGCCTGCTGGCCCGTCTGATGCGGGTGATCCCGATCGAGCGGGCCAACCTGCGCCGGCTGCCCGACGTCGTCGCCGCCGTGGCGCAGGCCCTGCGTGCCGGACAGACCGTGGTGGCGTTCCCGGAGGGCACCACCTACTGCGGGGTGGCATACGGCCGCTTCCGGCCCGCGCTGTTTCAGGCCGCGGTCGACGCAGAACGGCCCGTGCAGCCGCTGCGGCTGAGCTATCACGACCGCGACGGCGCGCCGAGCACCGTGGCCGCCTACGTGGGCGACGACACCCTGCCGGCGTCGCTGCGCCGGCTGCTGGCGGCGCGGCGCACGCTGGTGCGGGTCGACGTGGGGCCGCTGCAGTTGCCGCGCGGCGACCGTCGTGACCTGGCCGGGCGGTGTGAGCGCGCGGTGCGCGGCGCCGGGCGGGCGGGTCACGCGCTCGTGGCCTGA